A region of Heteronotia binoei isolate CCM8104 ecotype False Entrance Well chromosome 2, APGP_CSIRO_Hbin_v1, whole genome shotgun sequence DNA encodes the following proteins:
- the FEM1A gene encoding protein fem-1 homolog A, with translation MDLRLAVYNAAREGKLKLLQKLLGSRSREELEELTAGPGGGEGAGGTPLLIAARHGHREVVEFLLDHCGARVEVGGAVNFDGETIEGAPPLWAASAAGHLHVVRSLLERGASVNQTTLTNSTPLRAACFDGHLEIVRYLVGERGADLEVANRHGHTCLMISCYKGHSEIARYLLERGADVNRRSVKGNTALHDCAESGSLEILKLLLDSKARMEKDGYGMTPLLAASVTGHTNIVEYLIEGALQEEEELVGQRGANESGCSGVGCEEDHEACSSSSPSSGQPQVYCTREAAVEALELLGATFVDKKRDLLGALKHWRRAMALRHQSGRYLTKPEPRQLVLAYDYSREVSTMEELDSLVTDPDEMRMQALLIRERILGPSHPDTSYYIRYRGAVYADSGNFERCINLWKYALEMQQGNLEPLSPMTASSFLSFAELFSYVLQDRSKGTLATQLGFSDLMGVLSKGVREVERALLHRKDPIADSVQFTKALAIILHLVFLLEKVECSPEQEHQKRQTIYRLLKCNPRGKNGFTPLHMAVDKETTTVGRYPVGKFPSLHVVNLLLECGADPDSRDYDNNTPLHVAARNNCPLIMSALMEAGAHMDATNAFKQTAYELLDEKLLTKAMMQPFNYITLQCLAARALDKHKIPYKGFIPEELEAFIELH, from the coding sequence ATGGACCTCCGCCTGGCTGTTTACaacgcggcccgggaagggaagcTGAAGCTTCTGCAGAAgctgctgggcagcaggagcCGCGAGGAGCTGGAGGAGCTGACGGCGGGGCCTGGCGGGGGCGAGGGCGCAGGGGGCACCCCGCTGCTGATTGCGGCCCGCCACGGGCACCGGGAGGTGgtggagttcctgctggaccacTGTGGCGCCCGCGTGGAGGTGGGCGGCGCCGTCAACTTCGACGGGGAGACCATCGAGGGGGCCCCGCCCCTGTGGGCGGCCTCAGCCGCGGGGCACCTGCACGTGGTGCGCAGCCTGCTGGAACGCGGGGCCTCCGTGAACCAGACCACGCTGACCAATTCGACCCCGCTGCGGGCAGCCTGCTTCGATGGGCACCTGGAGATCGTGCGCTATTTGGTGGGGGAGCGCGGGGCCGACCTGGAGGTGGCCAACCGCCACGGCCACACCTGCCTGATGATCTCCTGCTACAAGGGCCACTCCGAGATCGCCCGCTACTTGCTGGAGAGAGGGGCCGATGTGAATCGCCGCAGTGtcaaagggaacactgctttgcATGACTGTGCCGAATCCGGGAGCCTGGAGATCCTGAAACTCTTGCTCGACTCTAAGGCCCGCATGGAAAAGGACGGCTATGGGATGACCCCGCTGCTGGCGGCCAGTGTGACTGGCCACACAAACATTGTGGAATACCTCATAGAAGGAGCgcttcaggaggaggaggagctggtggGGCAGAGGGGAGCCAATGAGTCTGGTTGCAGTGGGGTGGGATGCGAAGAAGACCACGAAGCCTGCTCGTCCTCTTCCCCCAGCAGTGGGCAACCCCAGGTTTACTGCACTCGGGAGGCTGCCGTGGAAGCACTTGAACTGCTAGGAGCCACCTTTGTGGACAAGAAGCGTGATCTTCTTGGGGCTCTCAAGCACTGGCGCCGGGCTATGGCCCTTCGCCACCAGAGCGGGCGTTACCTCACCAAACCCGAGCCTCGGCAGTTGGTGCTGGCATATGACTATTCCCGGGAAGTGAGCACTATGGAGGAGCTCGATTCCCTGGTGACCGATCCGGACGAAATGCGGATGCAGGCGCTGCTGATCCGGGAGCGTATCCTCGGGCCATCGCACCCAGACACCTCCTACTACATTCGCTACCGAGGGGCCGTCTACGCGGATTCAGGAAACTTTGAGCGCTGCATCAACCTGTGGAAGTACGCCTTGGAAATGCAGCAGGGCAACTTGGAACCTCTGAGCCCCATGACGGCGAGCAGCTTCCTTTCCTTTGCTGAGcttttctcttatgtccttcagGACCGTTCCAAAGGTACTTTAGCAACCCAGCTGGGCTTTTCTGACCTCATGGGAGTTCTGAGCAAGGGAGTCCGTGAGGTCGAGAGGGCCTTACTGCACCGGAAAGACCCCATTGCGGACTCCGTGCAGTTCACTAAGGCTCTGGCCATCATCCTCCACTTAGTGTTCTTGCTGGAAAAAGTGGAGTGTTCTCCGGAGCAGGAACACCAGAAGAGACAGACCATCTACCGCTTGCTCAAGTGTAACCCGCGGGGCAAAAATGGCTTCACCCCTCTGCACATGGCGGTGGACAAGGAAACCACCACCGTTGGCCGCTACCCCGTGGGGAAGTTTCCCTCGCTCCACGTCGTGAACCTCCTGCTGGAGTGTGGGGCCGACCCGGACAGCCGCGACTACGACAACAACACGCCCTTGCATGTGGCCGCCCGGAACAACTGCCCGCTCATCATGAGCGCCCTGATGGAGGCAGGAGCCCACATGGACGCAACCAATGCCTTCAAGCAGACGGCATACGAGCTCCTGGATGAGAAGCTGCTCACCAAGGCCATGATGCAGCCCTTCAATTACATCACCTTACAGTGCCTTGCTGCCCGAGCCCTGGACAAGCACAAGATCCCCTACAAGGGGTTCATCCCAGAGGAGCTGGAGGCCTTCATCGAACTCCACTAA